Proteins encoded in a region of the Brevundimonas vesicularis genome:
- a CDS encoding 2-hydroxyacid dehydrogenase codes for MTQRPAVLIMQRHLAPLSGFLESAYDVYRFWEGPPIEAAHDIRVMVVAGEAPLDKALIERLPNLDLIACFTSGYDGIDIDWCRQRGLPVTHAPGVNHEDVADHALGLILAARRQITSGDRQVRAGGWTFETRTITTSLAGQKLGIVGLGHIGKAVADRAEAFRMAVNWWGPRPHDAEWPRADSLLALAKASDILVVACKADETNRGLISQDILEALGPDGLLVNVSRGQVVDEDALIAALKSGTLGQAALDVFIEEPTDPARWADVPNVILTPHTAGATTAGVQGMLMLLIENLQAHFAGEPLKTPVV; via the coding sequence ATGACCCAACGCCCCGCCGTTCTCATCATGCAGCGGCATCTTGCGCCGCTCTCGGGATTTCTAGAGAGCGCCTACGACGTCTATCGCTTCTGGGAAGGTCCGCCGATCGAGGCCGCCCACGACATCCGCGTCATGGTCGTCGCCGGCGAGGCGCCGCTGGACAAGGCGCTGATCGAACGCCTGCCCAATCTCGACCTGATCGCCTGTTTTACCTCCGGCTATGACGGGATCGACATCGACTGGTGCCGCCAGCGCGGTCTGCCCGTCACCCATGCCCCCGGCGTCAATCACGAGGATGTCGCTGATCACGCCTTGGGCTTGATCCTGGCAGCACGCCGCCAGATCACCTCGGGCGACCGTCAGGTCCGCGCCGGCGGCTGGACCTTCGAGACACGCACCATCACAACGTCGCTCGCGGGCCAGAAGCTGGGCATCGTCGGCTTGGGCCACATCGGCAAGGCCGTCGCCGACCGCGCCGAGGCCTTCCGAATGGCGGTCAATTGGTGGGGGCCGCGGCCGCACGACGCCGAATGGCCACGCGCCGACAGCCTGCTGGCGCTCGCCAAGGCCAGCGACATCCTCGTCGTCGCCTGCAAGGCGGACGAGACCAATCGCGGCCTGATCTCGCAGGACATCCTCGAGGCGCTCGGCCCCGACGGCCTGTTGGTCAACGTCTCGCGCGGTCAGGTCGTGGACGAGGACGCCCTGATCGCCGCCTTGAAGTCAGGGACATTGGGTCAGGCCGCCCTGGATGTCTTCATCGAAGAGCCGACAGATCCAGCCCGCTGGGCCGACGTCCCCAATGTCATTCTGACGCCCCACACCGCAGGGGCCACGACCGCCGGGGTGCAGGGCATGCTGATGCTGCTGATCGAAAATCTGCAGGCGCATTTCGCGGGCGAGCCGCTGAAGACGCCCGTCGTCTGA
- a CDS encoding VOC family protein — MTDANPNQGPTSGVTPHLTIPSRGASAAIDFYIIAFGAEVLDRRLADDGDRLMHAHLKINGTSVMLNDEFPEYGGSQDVRPAGVTLHLQVADPDAWWTRAMTVGGAEPVLDMADQFWGDRYGVLRDPFGHTWSIGGPTKA; from the coding sequence ATGACCGACGCCAATCCGAACCAGGGTCCGACTTCTGGCGTGACGCCGCACCTGACAATCCCGTCGCGCGGGGCCTCTGCGGCGATCGATTTCTACATCATCGCCTTCGGCGCCGAGGTTTTGGACCGCCGTCTCGCCGACGACGGCGACCGGCTGATGCACGCCCACCTGAAGATCAACGGCACCAGCGTCATGTTGAACGACGAGTTTCCGGAATACGGCGGCTCGCAGGATGTCCGCCCAGCCGGCGTCACCCTGCATCTTCAGGTCGCCGATCCCGACGCCTGGTGGACGCGCGCCATGACCGTCGGCGGCGCGGAACCTGTGCTGGACATGGCCGATCAGTTCTGGGGCGACCGCTACGGCGTCCTGCGTGACCCCTTCGGCCACACCTGGTCGATCGGCGGGCCGACGAAGGCGTAA
- a CDS encoding CC0125/CC1285 family lipoprotein has protein sequence MKRLALALTGLSALALTACASLAPYGAQMGPNGQGYSEQRIESNRYRVTYNGVGAAGRVADWALVRAADLTTEQGYDWFEVTQSWTDGRPGGAGGVSPSVSIGGGSSRYGGYSASGVGVGVGLNFSGPQPTSTTLEVVLGRGQKPDRPNAYDARSVQGSIPR, from the coding sequence ATGAAGCGTCTCGCCCTCGCCCTGACCGGTCTTTCCGCTTTGGCCCTGACCGCCTGTGCCAGCTTGGCGCCCTATGGCGCCCAGATGGGTCCGAACGGGCAGGGGTATTCCGAGCAGCGGATCGAATCCAACCGCTACCGTGTCACCTACAACGGCGTCGGCGCGGCGGGCCGTGTCGCCGATTGGGCGCTGGTGCGCGCCGCCGACCTGACTACCGAACAAGGCTACGACTGGTTCGAGGTGACGCAGAGCTGGACCGATGGTCGGCCGGGTGGCGCAGGCGGCGTCAGCCCGAGCGTCTCCATCGGCGGCGGCAGCAGTCGATATGGCGGCTATTCGGCCTCGGGTGTCGGCGTGGGCGTCGGTCTGAACTTCAGCGGACCGCAGCCGACCTCGACGACGCTGGAAGTCGTTTTGGGACGCGGCCAGAAGCCGGATCGTCCGAACGCCTATGATGCGCGCTCGGTGCAGGGCTCCATCCCGCGCTGA
- the crcB gene encoding fluoride efflux transporter CrcB, with protein sequence MTRFLLVAAGGAIGSMARYGLGLAAGRLAPNAGWPVGTFAANVAGGLLMGLLVGWLAFRGGAQQEIVRLFAAVGVLGGFTTFSSYSLEAVQMIERRQIGLAAAYVIGSVVLAIAALFVGLMVARRAFGVSA encoded by the coding sequence ATGACACGTTTTCTTCTCGTTGCAGCAGGTGGGGCCATCGGCTCCATGGCGCGCTATGGCCTTGGCCTCGCCGCCGGGCGGCTTGCCCCCAATGCCGGGTGGCCCGTTGGCACCTTCGCCGCCAACGTCGCCGGCGGTCTGCTGATGGGTCTGCTCGTCGGCTGGCTGGCGTTCCGGGGCGGGGCGCAGCAGGAGATAGTGCGCCTGTTCGCCGCCGTCGGCGTGTTGGGCGGGTTCACGACCTTTTCGTCCTATTCGCTGGAAGCGGTGCAGATGATCGAGCGCCGCCAGATCGGCCTGGCCGCCGCCTATGTGATCGGCTCGGTGGTTCTGGCCATCGCGGCACTGTTCGTCGGCCTGATGGTCGCCCGCCGCGCCTTTGGAGTTTCCGCTTGA
- a CDS encoding Do family serine endopeptidase, producing MKTRSIVLAAAFALSACGNPSNSKAQEGEFAQPTRTAPADAAGMKSSFAPVVRSAAPAVVNISARSVQRVQADPFFQFFGGGIPQARVAESVGSGVIVRSDGIVVTNNHVIDGAQQIKVVLNDRREFPATVILADERSDIAVLRLENVSDRLPVLAIDDQEEQQVGDLVLAIGNPFGVGQTVTNGIISALNRTETGISDSGSFIQTDAAINPGNSGGALVDMDGDLIGINTAIFSRSGSSAGVGFAVPAAMVKRVVDSALGGATAVVRPWLGVKGDTVTGDIAGSLGLSRPQGLVVTDVYANGPAARAGIRQGDVITAVDGQEINDQNGLNYRVGSRNPNDQVQVSILRDGRAQTLTARVQTLPGDADPKQGVTIQSGPFAGAEVVALSPALADRLGGDPFATGVIVTGVSGRGYAARAGFRQNDLIVSINGRAIGSARDVEAASSGRGPWEVVVNRGGRQIRGVLR from the coding sequence ATGAAGACCCGATCGATCGTGCTCGCCGCCGCTTTCGCCCTGTCGGCGTGCGGCAATCCTTCGAATTCCAAGGCGCAGGAGGGCGAGTTCGCCCAGCCGACGCGCACCGCCCCGGCCGATGCGGCGGGGATGAAATCGAGCTTCGCGCCGGTGGTTCGATCGGCGGCGCCTGCTGTGGTCAATATCTCGGCGCGCAGCGTGCAGCGGGTGCAGGCCGATCCCTTCTTCCAGTTCTTCGGCGGCGGCATTCCCCAGGCGCGGGTGGCGGAATCCGTGGGCTCCGGCGTCATTGTCCGTTCGGACGGGATCGTGGTGACCAATAACCACGTCATCGACGGCGCCCAGCAGATCAAAGTGGTGCTGAACGACCGGCGCGAGTTTCCCGCCACCGTCATCCTGGCCGACGAGCGTAGCGACATCGCCGTGCTGAGGCTGGAGAACGTCAGCGACCGCCTGCCGGTGCTGGCCATCGACGATCAGGAAGAGCAGCAGGTCGGCGATCTGGTCCTGGCCATCGGTAATCCGTTCGGCGTGGGTCAGACTGTGACGAACGGCATCATTTCGGCCCTGAACCGGACCGAGACCGGCATTTCCGACAGCGGCTCCTTCATCCAGACCGATGCGGCCATCAACCCCGGCAACTCGGGCGGCGCGCTGGTGGACATGGACGGCGACCTGATCGGCATCAACACCGCCATCTTTTCGCGCTCAGGTTCTTCGGCCGGGGTCGGGTTCGCGGTGCCGGCGGCCATGGTCAAGCGGGTCGTCGACAGCGCGCTGGGCGGCGCTACGGCTGTGGTTCGGCCGTGGCTGGGCGTGAAGGGCGACACTGTGACTGGCGACATCGCCGGCAGCCTCGGCCTGAGCCGGCCGCAGGGGCTGGTCGTCACTGACGTCTACGCCAACGGTCCGGCCGCGCGCGCCGGCATTCGTCAGGGCGACGTCATCACCGCCGTCGATGGTCAGGAGATCAACGACCAGAACGGACTGAACTACCGCGTCGGTTCGCGCAATCCGAACGATCAGGTGCAGGTGTCCATCCTGCGCGACGGTCGGGCTCAGACCTTGACGGCGCGAGTGCAGACCCTGCCGGGCGACGCCGATCCGAAGCAGGGGGTGACGATCCAGTCCGGTCCCTTCGCCGGCGCAGAAGTCGTGGCGCTCAGCCCTGCTCTGGCGGACCGACTGGGCGGCGATCCGTTCGCGACGGGCGTCATCGTGACCGGCGTGTCCGGGCGCGGCTACGCGGCCCGTGCGGGATTCCGTCAGAACGATCTGATCGTCAGCATCAATGGCCGCGCCATCGGCTCGGCCCGCGATGTCGAGGCCGCCAGTTCTGGTCGCGGCCCGTGGGAGGTCGTCGTGAACCGTGGCGGCCGTCAGATCCGCGGCGTGCTGAGATAG
- a CDS encoding RluA family pseudouridine synthase → MTRTPVDLSSDDIAAVRSWVIHEDAHVIAFSKPPGLSSQGGRIKAHTLDDLLWAFARSNGKRPELVHRLDRDTSGVILAAKTKPAASFLGKALQMRRFRKQYLALLSAAPEPKAATIDEPLRREEIGRESYMRVVAFDAPGAQGSQSRYRTLAAGPEGAVVELEPLTGRMHQLRVHMAHIGRPLIGDVRYGGALTTPVGPAPRLMLHAAKLSFPHPEGGTTTVEAPPPEDFATLRTALGL, encoded by the coding sequence GTGACCCGTACTCCTGTCGATCTTTCATCCGATGATATCGCCGCCGTCCGGTCGTGGGTGATCCACGAGGATGCGCATGTCATCGCCTTTTCCAAGCCTCCGGGCCTGTCCAGCCAGGGCGGGCGGATCAAGGCGCATACGCTGGACGATCTGCTTTGGGCGTTCGCGCGTTCGAACGGCAAGCGGCCGGAGTTGGTGCATCGGCTGGACCGCGACACCTCCGGCGTGATCCTGGCGGCCAAGACCAAGCCGGCGGCCAGTTTTCTGGGCAAGGCGTTGCAGATGCGGCGGTTCAGGAAACAGTATTTGGCCCTGCTGTCGGCCGCGCCTGAGCCCAAGGCGGCGACCATCGACGAGCCGTTGCGTCGCGAGGAGATCGGGCGTGAGAGCTATATGCGGGTCGTCGCATTTGACGCGCCGGGCGCGCAAGGGTCGCAGAGTCGCTATCGGACCCTGGCTGCGGGGCCGGAAGGGGCCGTGGTCGAGCTGGAGCCTCTGACCGGACGGATGCATCAGTTGCGTGTGCACATGGCCCATATCGGTCGGCCGTTGATCGGGGATGTGCGCTACGGCGGCGCGCTGACCACGCCGGTCGGGCCGGCGCCGCGCCTGATGCTGCACGCCGCCAAACTGAGTTTTCCGCATCCCGAGGGCGGGACGACGACGGTCGAAGCGCCGCCGCCCGAGGATTTTGCGACGCTGAGGACAGCGCTGGGTCTTTAG
- a CDS encoding replication-associated recombination protein A: MSDLFEASGILPPDAPLADRLRPRTLDEVVGQDHLLGPGGPIRRMIEAGRLGSLILWGPPGTGKTTIARLLAQAAGYEYQAISAVFSGVADLKKAFEAARMRRAAGQSTLLFVDEIHRFNRAQQDGFLPFVEAGVVTLVGATTENPSFELNGALLSRSQVYVLKRLDDAALDQLLSRAETHMDRTLPLTPEARQAMLALADGDGRYLLTMSEVLFDLPEGEKLDVQGLAGVLQRRAPAYDKSREEHYNLISALHKSVRGSDPDAALYWLARMLNGGEDPLYLARRIVRMAVEDIGEADPLSILVANAAKDTYDFLGSPEGELALAQAVVHLATAPKSVGVYEAFKAAKKAAYETGSLMPPAHIRNAPTKLMKSLGYGKGYQYDPDTPEGFSGANFFPDEMDRRTFYKPKGEGHEEKVKARLERWAEMRARMAVDGSDD; the protein is encoded by the coding sequence ATGAGCGACCTGTTCGAAGCCTCCGGCATTCTGCCCCCCGACGCCCCCTTGGCCGACCGCCTGCGTCCGCGCACGCTGGACGAGGTGGTGGGGCAGGATCATCTGCTGGGGCCAGGCGGGCCGATCCGGCGCATGATTGAAGCCGGGCGGCTGGGATCTTTGATCCTGTGGGGACCGCCGGGGACGGGCAAAACCACGATCGCGCGCCTGCTGGCGCAGGCGGCCGGCTATGAATATCAGGCGATCAGCGCGGTCTTTTCAGGCGTCGCCGACCTGAAGAAGGCGTTCGAGGCGGCGCGGATGCGGCGTGCGGCGGGACAGAGCACGCTGCTGTTCGTCGATGAGATCCACCGCTTCAACCGCGCCCAGCAGGACGGTTTTTTGCCCTTCGTAGAGGCCGGGGTGGTGACCCTGGTCGGGGCCACGACGGAAAACCCCAGCTTCGAGCTCAACGGCGCCTTGCTGTCGCGCAGTCAGGTCTATGTGCTGAAGCGGCTGGACGATGCCGCATTGGATCAGCTGCTGAGCCGGGCCGAGACGCATATGGACCGGACCCTGCCGCTAACGCCGGAGGCCCGGCAGGCGATGCTGGCCCTGGCCGACGGCGACGGGCGCTATCTGCTGACCATGTCGGAGGTGCTGTTCGACCTGCCTGAGGGCGAAAAGCTGGACGTGCAGGGACTGGCGGGCGTGCTGCAACGCCGTGCGCCCGCCTACGACAAGTCGAGAGAAGAACACTATAACCTCATATCCGCCCTACATAAATCGGTTCGGGGCTCCGACCCTGACGCCGCGCTCTATTGGCTGGCGCGGATGCTGAACGGAGGCGAGGATCCGCTCTATCTGGCTCGGCGGATCGTGCGGATGGCGGTCGAGGACATCGGCGAGGCCGATCCGCTGTCGATCCTGGTCGCCAATGCCGCCAAGGACACCTACGACTTCCTGGGCAGTCCCGAGGGCGAACTGGCCCTGGCCCAGGCGGTGGTGCACCTGGCCACCGCACCCAAGTCGGTCGGGGTCTATGAGGCGTTCAAGGCGGCAAAGAAGGCGGCCTATGAGACGGGCTCGCTGATGCCCCCCGCCCATATCCGCAACGCCCCGACCAAGCTGATGAAGTCGCTGGGGTACGGTAAGGGCTATCAATACGACCCGGACACGCCCGAGGGCTTCTCCGGAGCGAACTTCTTCCCCGACGAGATGGACCGTCGCACCTTCTACAAGCCCAAGGGCGAGGGGCACGAAGAGAAGGTCAAGGCGCGTTTGGAGCGCTGGGCCGAGATGCGGGCGCGGATGGCGGTGGACGGGTCAGACGACTGA
- a CDS encoding EF-hand domain-containing protein — protein MRSLFIAALAVAAASPALAQSDFPETPMPQMPGPEILGRPMGGQMRPPERENLAQMQARMTQIFNRLDANEDGVVDASELANARGGRMLARFDADADGRITREEFDVGLAAAFKAMDKNGDGVVTADERPQRPR, from the coding sequence ATGCGTAGCCTGTTCATCGCCGCTCTTGCTGTCGCCGCCGCCAGTCCGGCGTTGGCCCAGAGCGACTTTCCCGAGACGCCCATGCCTCAAATGCCTGGACCTGAAATATTAGGGCGGCCTATGGGCGGACAGATGCGGCCGCCGGAGCGCGAAAACCTGGCCCAGATGCAGGCGCGCATGACCCAGATCTTCAACCGCCTAGACGCCAATGAAGACGGCGTGGTCGACGCTAGCGAACTGGCCAATGCACGCGGCGGTCGTATGCTGGCGCGCTTCGACGCCGATGCGGACGGGCGCATTACTCGCGAAGAGTTCGACGTGGGCCTCGCCGCCGCCTTCAAAGCGATGGACAAGAACGGCGACGGCGTGGTGACGGCGGACGAGCGGCCGCAGCGTCCCCGCTGA
- the metF gene encoding methylenetetrahydrofolate reductase [NAD(P)H]: protein MASSASLNLADARALLLSPLGPVARAGSNRDAVRVSFEFFPPKTDEAEANLWKAIRRLEPLNPAFVSVTYGAGGSTRERTHRTVQRIITETSLRPAAHLTCVEASRDEVDEVIEGYKAIGVDHIVALRGDPPGGAGIGGVYQPRADGYANATELAAAINRIGGFDVTVGAYPERHPESPSIDHDIEVLKAKVDAGATRAVSQFFFDIDAFLRFRDRVRAAGVTIPLIPGVMPVSNFAGLQRMCDACGASIPDWLKAHFDGLDDDPETRKLLAASVAAETCARLQEEGFSDFHFYTLNRADLVYAICRVLGVRETAAAQ from the coding sequence ATGGCCTCCTCCGCCTCCCTAAATCTGGCCGACGCTCGCGCCCTGCTGCTGTCGCCGCTTGGCCCCGTAGCCCGCGCCGGATCGAACCGCGACGCCGTGCGCGTCTCGTTCGAATTCTTTCCGCCCAAGACCGATGAGGCCGAGGCCAATCTGTGGAAGGCGATCCGGCGTCTGGAGCCGCTGAACCCCGCCTTCGTCTCCGTCACCTACGGCGCCGGCGGTTCGACCCGCGAGCGGACCCACCGCACAGTCCAGCGCATCATCACGGAAACTTCGCTCCGCCCCGCCGCCCACCTGACCTGCGTCGAGGCCAGCCGTGACGAGGTCGACGAGGTCATCGAAGGCTACAAGGCGATCGGCGTCGATCACATCGTGGCTCTGCGCGGCGATCCGCCCGGCGGGGCTGGGATCGGCGGCGTCTATCAGCCGCGCGCCGACGGCTATGCCAACGCCACAGAGCTGGCCGCCGCCATCAACCGCATCGGCGGTTTCGACGTCACGGTCGGCGCCTATCCGGAGCGCCATCCCGAAAGCCCCTCCATCGATCACGACATCGAGGTGCTGAAGGCCAAGGTCGACGCCGGAGCAACCCGCGCCGTCAGCCAGTTCTTCTTCGACATCGACGCCTTCCTGCGGTTCCGCGACCGCGTGCGGGCGGCGGGCGTCACCATCCCCTTGATCCCCGGCGTCATGCCGGTGTCCAACTTTGCCGGTCTTCAGCGGATGTGCGACGCGTGCGGGGCCAGCATCCCCGACTGGCTGAAGGCGCATTTCGACGGCCTGGACGACGATCCTGAGACCCGCAAACTGCTGGCCGCCTCCGTCGCCGCCGAGACCTGCGCGCGTCTGCAGGAAGAAGGCTTCTCGGACTTCCACTTCTACACCCTGAACCGCGCAGACTTGGTCTATGCGATCTGTCGCGTTCTGGGCGTGCGCGAGACGGCGGCAGCCCAATGA
- the ettA gene encoding energy-dependent translational throttle protein EttA, which produces MAQQYIFQMQGLTKTFPGGRKIFENIWLSFYNDAKIGVVGVNGSGKSTLLKIMAGLDNEFNGEARAADGIKRGYLEQEPQLDPALNVRQNVEAWCEEKQWVNRFNEVAAELGENYTDELMEEMTSLQEKIDAGDVWDIDSRIDQAMGALRCPPDDWEVTNLSGGEKRRVALARLLLSKPDMLLLDEPTNHLDAESVAWLQHHLENFPGCVILVTHDRYFLDLVTKWTLELDRGKGHPHEGNYSSWLEAKTKRVVQEQSESEARQRALTRELEWVRSGAKARQAKSKARLAAYERMVEEQESMRGAQTHAHIQIPPGPRLGNVVLEVEGLQKTYGDKTLFDNLTFKLPPNGIVGVIGPNGAGKSTMFKLITGQEQPDGGTIKVGETVKLAYVDQSRDDLKPDETIWQAISGGTDVMMVGKREINTRAYVGSFNFKGGDQQKKVGQLSGGERNRVHLAKTLASGGNLILLDEPTNDLDIETLQNLEEALEEFAGCAVVISHDRWFLDRLATHILAFEGDGHVEWFEGNFEAYEQDKMRRLGADSIIPKRIQHQKFGR; this is translated from the coding sequence ATGGCGCAGCAATATATTTTCCAGATGCAGGGTCTGACCAAGACCTTCCCCGGCGGCCGCAAGATCTTCGAGAACATCTGGCTCAGCTTCTACAACGACGCCAAGATCGGCGTCGTCGGCGTCAACGGCTCGGGTAAGTCCACCCTGCTGAAGATCATGGCCGGCCTGGACAACGAGTTCAACGGCGAGGCCCGCGCCGCCGACGGCATCAAGCGCGGCTATCTGGAACAGGAGCCCCAGCTCGATCCGGCCCTGAACGTGCGCCAGAACGTCGAGGCCTGGTGCGAAGAGAAGCAGTGGGTCAACCGCTTCAACGAAGTCGCCGCCGAACTGGGCGAAAACTACACCGACGAACTGATGGAGGAGATGACCTCCCTTCAGGAGAAGATCGACGCCGGCGACGTCTGGGACATCGACAGCCGCATCGACCAGGCCATGGGCGCCCTGCGCTGCCCGCCCGACGACTGGGAAGTCACCAACCTATCCGGCGGTGAAAAGCGCCGCGTGGCCTTGGCCCGCCTGCTGCTGTCCAAGCCCGACATGCTGCTGCTCGACGAACCGACCAACCACCTGGACGCCGAATCCGTCGCCTGGCTGCAGCACCACCTGGAAAACTTCCCCGGCTGCGTCATCCTGGTGACCCACGACCGCTATTTCCTGGACCTCGTCACCAAGTGGACGCTGGAACTGGACCGCGGCAAGGGCCACCCGCACGAGGGCAACTATTCCTCGTGGCTGGAAGCCAAGACCAAGCGCGTCGTGCAGGAGCAGTCGGAATCCGAAGCCCGCCAGCGCGCCCTCACCCGCGAACTGGAATGGGTTCGTTCGGGCGCCAAGGCCCGTCAGGCCAAGTCCAAGGCCCGTCTGGCCGCCTACGAGCGGATGGTCGAGGAACAGGAATCGATGCGCGGCGCCCAGACGCACGCCCACATCCAGATCCCGCCCGGGCCGCGCCTCGGCAACGTCGTTCTGGAAGTCGAGGGTCTGCAAAAGACCTACGGCGATAAGACGCTGTTCGACAACCTGACCTTCAAACTGCCGCCCAACGGCATCGTCGGCGTCATCGGCCCGAACGGCGCCGGCAAGTCGACCATGTTCAAGCTGATCACCGGCCAAGAACAGCCTGACGGCGGCACGATCAAGGTCGGTGAAACCGTTAAACTGGCCTATGTCGATCAGTCGCGTGACGACCTGAAGCCGGACGAAACCATCTGGCAGGCCATCTCGGGCGGCACCGACGTGATGATGGTGGGCAAGCGCGAGATCAACACCCGCGCCTATGTCGGCAGCTTCAACTTCAAGGGCGGCGACCAGCAGAAGAAGGTCGGCCAGCTGTCCGGCGGTGAACGCAACCGCGTCCACCTGGCCAAGACCCTGGCTTCAGGCGGCAATCTGATCCTGCTCGACGAACCGACCAACGACCTGGACATCGAAACCCTTCAGAACCTCGAAGAGGCTCTGGAAGAGTTCGCCGGCTGCGCCGTGGTCATCTCCCACGACCGCTGGTTCCTTGACCGCCTGGCCACCCACATCCTCGCCTTCGAGGGCGACGGCCATGTGGAATGGTTCGAAGGCAACTTCGAAGCCTACGAACAGGACAAGATGCGTCGCCTGGGCGCCGACAGCATCATCCCCAAGCGCATCCAGCACCAGAAGTTCGGGCGCTAA
- a CDS encoding ArsR/SmtB family transcription factor, protein MSLSADQTVEALRAAGEPTRLRVLSLLAGEELSVMEMSRILDQSQPRVSRHLKLMTDAGLIERFPDGARVYYRLSHDAQARRLIDTVLDILAEDAGEADHRRLDEVRKDREEAAASYFEQVAPQWDRLRSLYVSESAVEAALEKAVGPGPFERVVDLGTGSGRMLTLFGKKAKMSVGLDLSQNMLNIARTNVTKAGVEQVELRHGDIFATRLPAASADLVIVHQVLHYLSDPSAAVAEAARLVSPNGRLVIIDFAPHDFEHMREAHQHRRLGFADSEINGWLLDGGLTPSAPIALPHDAEGLTVTIWTAERRVQDRKTA, encoded by the coding sequence ATGAGTTTGTCCGCAGATCAGACTGTCGAAGCCCTTCGCGCCGCCGGCGAACCCACCCGTTTGCGCGTTCTGTCGTTGCTGGCGGGCGAAGAGCTGTCGGTCATGGAAATGTCCCGCATCCTGGACCAGAGCCAACCCCGGGTGTCGCGCCATCTAAAGCTGATGACCGACGCCGGACTGATCGAACGCTTTCCCGACGGCGCCCGCGTCTACTACCGCCTGTCGCATGACGCCCAGGCGCGCCGGCTGATCGACACCGTGCTGGACATCCTGGCCGAAGACGCCGGCGAAGCCGATCATCGGCGTCTGGACGAGGTCCGCAAGGACCGCGAGGAAGCCGCCGCCAGCTATTTCGAACAGGTCGCGCCCCAGTGGGACCGCCTACGTTCGCTCTACGTCAGCGAAAGCGCTGTCGAGGCGGCGCTGGAAAAGGCGGTCGGTCCCGGCCCCTTCGAACGCGTCGTCGATCTGGGCACGGGTTCTGGCCGGATGCTGACCCTGTTCGGCAAGAAGGCGAAGATGTCGGTCGGGCTGGACCTCAGCCAGAACATGCTCAACATCGCCCGCACCAACGTCACCAAGGCGGGTGTAGAGCAGGTCGAACTGCGTCACGGCGATATCTTCGCCACCCGTTTGCCCGCCGCCAGCGCCGATCTGGTGATCGTGCATCAGGTGCTGCACTACCTGTCCGATCCGTCCGCCGCCGTCGCCGAGGCCGCCCGCCTGGTCAGTCCGAACGGCCGCCTGGTTATCATCGACTTCGCCCCGCACGACTTCGAACATATGCGCGAGGCGCATCAGCATCGCCGCCTGGGCTTCGCCGACAGCGAGATCAACGGCTGGCTGCTCGACGGCGGCCTGACGCCATCGGCCCCCATCGCTCTGCCCCACGATGCCGAGGGCCTGACCGTGACCATCTGGACGGCGGAACGCCGCGTCCAGGACAGAAAGACCGCCTGA